In Burkholderia sp. NRF60-BP8, a single window of DNA contains:
- the hpnI gene encoding bacteriohopanetetrol glucosamine biosynthesis glycosyltransferase HpnI, producing MTPTVTLLDWLLIAFTLAAAGYALVAAFAPRPRMPRTAVRDGFEPVSVLKPLCGAEPHLYENLATFCVQRHPRYEVLFGVASSADPAIAIVERLRADHPECDITLVIDARVHGKNLKVSNLINLAERAKYGRIVIADSDIAVEPDYLERVTAPLADASVGVVTCLYHARSVGGFWTRIGAQFVDAWFAPSVRITHLGRSSRFGFGATLALTRDTLDRIGGLVALKDELADDFWLAELPRRLGRRTVLSEVEVATDVIEPSFGPLWHRETRWLRTIRSLNPAGFAFLFITFTVPWLAIGAALALRLDGTVAGWLAGGAAAVGAFGRLVLHARGEDGWRAFWRDLPLVAVRDTLLALEWLAAVFGTHVVWRGARMTVVGGERAAAAVEAVDGR from the coding sequence GGCTCCTGATCGCGTTCACGCTGGCCGCGGCCGGCTATGCGCTCGTCGCGGCCTTCGCGCCGCGGCCGCGCATGCCGCGCACGGCGGTGCGCGACGGCTTCGAGCCGGTCAGCGTGCTCAAGCCGCTGTGCGGCGCCGAGCCGCACCTGTACGAAAACCTCGCGACTTTCTGCGTGCAGCGCCATCCGCGCTATGAGGTGCTGTTCGGCGTCGCATCGTCCGCCGATCCGGCGATCGCCATCGTCGAGCGGCTGCGCGCCGATCATCCGGAGTGCGACATCACGCTCGTGATCGACGCGCGCGTGCATGGCAAGAACCTGAAGGTCAGCAACCTGATCAATCTCGCCGAGCGCGCGAAATACGGCCGCATCGTGATCGCGGACAGCGACATCGCGGTCGAGCCCGACTATCTGGAGCGCGTGACGGCGCCGCTCGCCGACGCGTCGGTCGGGGTCGTCACGTGCCTGTATCATGCGCGCAGCGTCGGCGGCTTCTGGACGCGGATCGGCGCCCAGTTCGTCGACGCCTGGTTCGCGCCGTCGGTGCGGATCACGCATCTCGGCCGTTCGAGCCGCTTTGGCTTCGGCGCGACGCTCGCGCTCACGCGCGACACGCTCGACCGGATCGGCGGTCTCGTCGCGCTGAAGGACGAGCTGGCCGACGATTTCTGGCTGGCCGAGCTGCCGCGCCGCCTCGGGCGGCGCACCGTGCTGTCGGAGGTCGAGGTCGCGACCGACGTGATCGAACCGTCGTTCGGGCCGCTATGGCACCGCGAGACGCGCTGGCTGCGCACGATTCGTTCGCTGAACCCGGCCGGCTTCGCGTTCCTGTTCATTACGTTTACCGTGCCGTGGCTCGCGATCGGCGCGGCGCTCGCATTGCGCCTCGACGGCACCGTCGCCGGCTGGCTGGCGGGCGGAGCGGCCGCGGTCGGCGCATTCGGGCGGCTCGTGCTGCATGCGCGCGGCGAGGACGGCTGGCGCGCGTTCTGGCGCGACCTGCCGCTCGTCGCGGTGCGCGATACGCTGCTCGCGCTCGAGTGGCTCGCGGCCGTGTTCGGCACGCACGTCGTGTGGCGCGGCGCGAGGATGACGGTCGTCGGCGGCGAACGCGCGGCGGCCGCCGTGGAAGCAGTGGACGGCCGCTAG